AATATGGATTAGATTTGAATAACGAAGCCTTGGGTTCGGTTAATCAAATTATTGAATAGTCTTTGATCAATCAATCTGAGAATAGAACAAATGGTTAAACGGAGTATTTACAAAAAGCTGCTTGTGACGATGGTGGGTTTAATTATCGCCTTGTTGACCATGTTGACCTTTGTTCAAATCAAGTTTCAAAAAGATATGTTTGAAAAGGAACTGGATAAACGCATTGCGCTGATGAAAGGAAAATTGATAGACAGAGGACAAATTTTATCCGACAGCTTATCCGGCCAAGTTAAAGATGGTATCGCTTCCGTTAATCTTTCACATGTTTCCGATCTGTTAAGGAATGCGGTGGAGGAGAATGGAGAGCTTCATTACATAATCCTGATGCAGTCCTCCGGCATGGCGTACATTCATACCTTAAAACCGCAGCTTGAAATGGAGATCCTGGCCGAGAAAGAAGACGTGTTTGCGGCCAGCCAAAATACCGCAACGGTTAATGAGTATGTCAGCAACGGTAAATCCTTTATGGAATTTATCATGCCGATTCAAGTGAGTGCGGAACCTTGGGGCGTTCTCAGGCTGGGATTTTCACTGGATCTTCTTAATCAGGAAATCGCTAATTCGCGAAACGAAAGCGCCGGGCAAATTCGTGAAATGATAGCGCGGCTGTTAATAATCACGACCGTTTTCATCCTGATAGGCGCCGGTATCGTGTTATTCATATCCGAACGCTTGTCCAGACCGCTGTTGCAATTAACTCACTTGGCAAACCAGTTGGCCCGGGGCAATTTTGAGGTCAGCAACACTATTAAAGCGCACCCGGAAGGTGAAATCGGTGCTTTAACGACCGCATTTGCCCAGATGGCCAAGAACCTAAGAGTTTCTTACGACAAGCTTGAGGAATACAGCCGGACGTTAGAGCAGAAAGTCATTGAGCGCACGTCCGAACTGGCTGAAGCGCGGGATCAGGCGATTGCTGCCAACAAAAGCAAATCGGAGTTTCTATCAATCATGAGTCATGAGATTCGAACGCCGATGAATGCCATTATCGGTATGACCCGATTGGCGCTGCAAACGGAAGTTACAGCCAAACAGCGTGATTATCTGACTAAAGTTCAAACTTCCTCTCATACGCTGCTCGGTATCATTAACGATATCCTGGATTTTTCCAAAATCGAAGCCGGAAAACTGGAATTGGAAGCCATTGCGTTTAATCTGGATGACGTGCTGAATAATCTTGCCAATTTGATGAGCGTTAAAGCGGAAGAAAAAGGCCTTCAGATACATTTTACCACTGGCTGTGATGTGCCGTTGTATCTGATAGGCGATCCGCTCAGATTAGGCCAGGTACTGCTTAACTTGGTTAATAACGCAGTAAAATTCACCCAATACGGCGAAATCGTCGTTAATGTTGCATTGGCTGAAGCCGGCGGCCGGCAAGTTAAAAAAAATGGTCAGGTCATGCTTGAGTTTTCTATTAAGGATACCGGCATAGGCCTGACGAAAGAACAAATAAGCGGTTTATTCGAATCTTTCAGCCAAGCCGATAAATCAACTACCCGTAAATACGGCGGGACAGGCCTGGGGCTGGCAATCTGCAAACGGATGGTGGACATGATGGGAGGGATCATCAGCGTTACCAGCGAAGTGGGAAAAGGCAGTGTTTTTTCCTTTACTGCCGCTTTCGAGCAGTATCAGGGAGTTGACCAGGGATGTATTGCCTCGCTTGAGGATTTTCAGGGCATGAAGGCGTTAGTAGTGGACGATAATGCGACATCCCGGAATGTTCTACGTTCTTACCTGGAGTCATTTTCTTTTCAAGTGGATCAAGCCAATACCGGCGAGCAGGCGATTCAGATGCTGGAAAATGCGCCCATTGAAGATCCTTATCGCCTTGTCATTATGGACTGGAAATTGCCCAAAATAGATGGTATTTCAGCGGCGCGTCATATTAAGAATGATCCCAAGATTATCCATACTCCCTACATCATCATGATAACGGCTTATAGCAGGGAGGATATCATTCAGCAAGCAAATGACGCCAACCTGGACGGGTTTCTTATCAAGCCGGTGCATCCGTCGGTGTTGCTTAATGCGGTTATTGATGTATTCGTTCAAAATCGTTTTGACGAAAATCCTGTCCTGCACGTTCTTGATCCGGCAATGGACAATAAAAGATTGTATAGAACTGAAGGGAAAAAGCTGCTGTTGGTAGAGGATAACGATATTAATCAACAGGTTGCGAAAGAAATACTGGAAAAGGAAGGTTTTGACGTCGACATTGCCGCAGATGGGTTGGAAGCCGTGCAAAAAATACGAACCAGTTACTTTGATGCGGTATTAATGGATTTGCAAATGCCGATGATGGACGGTTATGAAGCGACACGCATTATACGTTCCGAGCCACAGTTTGACGATCTGCCGATTATTGCTATGACGGCTCATGCCATGACCGATGTCAAAGAGAAGTGTTTGGGCATCGGCATGAATGGATATATAGCTAAACCAATAGATGTCGATGAATTAGTGGCATGCCTGCTTGATTCAATCAAACCGGAAATACGGAAAATGCCGGATAATTTCACTTTGGAGACAGCTGATACGCAAGCAAAGACATTGCTGCCGGCCTATTTGCCTAGCATCGATTGGCGGTTGGGATTGAAGGGCGTGGCAGGAAATGCTCAATTATTTCATGAGCTGCTGCTGAAATTTTGTGAAGACTTTGGCGATGCGGCAGATCGACTGGAGACATTCCTGCAAACAGGCGATATCGAATCGGCTTTGGCGTTACTGCATTCATTAAAAGGCATTGCGGGCAATCTTGCCATGCTCGAATTGAAAGATAGAGCAGATGCACTGGAAAAAGACATCGCAAAACAACGAATACCGGTCCCCGGATTGTTGATTGAATTTTCCAAAGCTCAACATAAAGTGCTTGAGTCAGTTGATCGGTTGAGAGCTCATGAGTCTACAGAGCTGCCAGATTGCAATAACAATGCTGTTGAGCCCGATTTATCGCTAGTTGAATCTTTATCGGAGGATTTGTTTAACGCCTTGAATGGAAACCGTCTGGATGCAGACTATCATTTTAAAGAACTGAAAAAGATTATCCGAAATTCACGGCAGAGTCATAAGCTCAGATTACTTGAGAAGGCGATCAATCAATTTGATTTTGCTGCCGCCCAATCTGCTTTACAGGACATTGCGCTGGTTTTATTTGATAAGAAATTAACGCAAGCGACTGTATCCTCAGAAACTGATAACAGGCAAAAGATATTGATTGTTGATGATATGCCTATAAATATCTTAACGTTAGGAGAAGTCTTGAGATCTCGTTACGATATTGTCGTGGCTGTAAATGGAAAAAAAGCCCTGTCTATAGCTCAGTCAGATCATTCACCCGATCTGATTTTACTGGATATTGAAATGCCCGACATGGATGGGTGGCAGGTTTGCAGGCATCTGAAAATGAATGAGAAAACGCGCAATATTCCGGTCATCTTTATTACGGGCCATGATGAAGTTTCCGAAGTGATGGCGGGCTTTGAGTCAGGAGCCGTCGATTACATCAGCAAACCGTTCAATATATCAGTCGTTCAGGCCAGAGTTCAAACTCATCTGGAGCTTAAAAAGCAACGCGACTTGTTAGAACAGTTGGCAAGCGTTGACGCATTGACAGGCATTCCCAATCGCCGCATGTTTGATGAGCATTTTGCCAGGGAGTGGCGCCGCTCCATGCGGTCGGCATCACCCATCTCTCTCATTTTCATGGATGTGGACTTTTTTAAAACTTACAACGATAACTACGGCCATGCGGAAGGGGATCGCTGCCTTGAGCATATTGCCGCTATACTGAAGCATACGCTTAAGCGGGTAACTGATTTTGTGGCTCGCTATGGCGGTGAGGAGTTTGTCGCAGTATTACCGGAGATGAATATGGATGAAGCAGTGGAAATGGCTGAAAGCATGCGTAAAAATGTCGCCGATTCCAACATTCCCCATGCCTTTTCCGAAGTAGCCGATCGGATAACCTTGAGTCTTGGCGTGAGCAGTGTAATACCTGTCGCAGACATATTGCCCGAAGATCTGATAAAGACAGCCGATGCCGCGCTTTATATGGCGAAAGAAAACGGCCGGAATCAGGTTGGCGCAAAACTGATTGGGGCTGAAGATGCAATATGAGATGTATGATAAAACTTTGCTCTTTATTCCTGAGTCGGAGCAACGGCGATATTTCCAGCCTTTTTGTTGCTTAGTGAAGCATTCGTAATCCTCATGGCTATGAGAAAAGAATTTCTTATTCCGCTCATGTGCGTGGTTTCAATGCTTCAGATATCTCGCGCGTTTGCCGCTGCGCCGCCCATGATGTCGAAAGAAAACATAGAAGCTTCGTTAGATGAAGAGCTAGGCTGGCTTCAGGAGGAATCGGTCATCTTTTCCGCATCCCGGCGAGAACAAAAAGTTTCACAAACATCCGCCGCCGTATTCGTTATCGGCAATGATGATATACGCCGCTCCGGCGTTACCTCCATTCCCGATGCTTTGCGCATGGTTCCAGGGCTTCAGGTCGCCCAGGTGAATGCCAATACCTGGGCAATTACAGCGCGGGGATTTAACGGAGAGAATGCAAACAAGCTGCTGGTGATGATTGACGGCAGAACGGTTTATCATCCTACCTTTTCGGGAACGCTTTGGCGGACAAAGGACGTGCTGCTTGAAGATGTAGAAAGGATTGAAGTCATCAGGGGGCCGGGCGCAGCCATGTGGGGCGCCAATGCCGTAAACGGCGTTATCAATGTGATCACCAGAAGTGCAGTCAATACTTATCATGGCTTATCGGTAACAGCCGGAGGAGGCAGTGAGGATAGAGCGCTGGGGGCCATCCGTTACAGCGGAAAACTGACGGATACGCTGCATTACCGGACTTATGTGAAATATAACGATAGGGATAATTTAAAATTTGAAGGCGGCGGTAATCCTAATGACAGCTGGGAAAAGTTTCAGGGCGGCTTCAGAATCGATGGCGATTTGACACCGCATGACTCACTGACCTTGCAAGGCGATCTGTACAAAGGCAACGGCGGCAGCTTGAGGGACGTTACAGCGCCAGTGGCTCCTTTTACTTCCCGTAGCAATGTAGGCGAAGATTTTTCCGGCGGGAATATTTTGAGCCGATGGAAGCACCGGTTTTCCGATACATCGGATTTGTCGCTGCAGCTCTACTTTGACAGGACCCAGGATAGGACTACTTATTCCGCTTTTAATGATGCATCGGAAGCCGTTATAAACACCTACGATGCCGATCTGCAGCATTATTTTCAGCTGGGCGACCGGCAGGAAGTGACTTGGGGGCTGGGATTCCGGTATATAGAAGATGATCAGGACAATGCCGTCAATTTTTCATTTGCACCTGCGAGCCGCGATTATCTGCTGTATAGCGCATTTATACAGGATCAGGTGACGCTGGTTCCAGATACACTAAAACTCCTGTTTGGCTCAAAGTTTGAACACAATGATTTCAGCGGTTTTCAAATTCAGCCCAATGCCCGCTTCATTTATACGCCCGATAATCAACAGGCATTATGGGCTGCGGTCTCTTATGCAGTCCGGACGCCTAATCGTTTAGATCAAGATACAAACCTGCTCTATTTCAGCCAGTTAAGCGCTAATGGCTTTAGTGCCTTACGAGGTAATCGGAATTTTGATTCGGAAGAACTGGTCGCTTACGAATTAGGCTATCGGATTGCGCCCAAAGAAAATATATCCATTGACGTCGCGGCTTTTTACAATGTTTATGACAAACTGAGAAGTGTTGAAGCCGGAGTGCCTTTTGCTGAAATAGTCGATGCAGCAAGTTATTCAATCATACCAGTCACTTATGGAAACAATGCCCGTGGCGAAACATACGGTTTGGAGACGGCAGCACAATGGCAGGCGTTAAAGTGGTGGCGTCTGGAGGCAAGCTATTCTTATCTGCAAATTCAGCTCCATACTGATTCCGCTTCACTGTTCCAAGATGTCGAGGAAGGACAATCGCCCCATCATCAATTCAATTTCAGATCCTCGATGGACTTGCCGCACGACGTACAATTGGATGCCTTTTTACGGTATGTGGACAAGTTACGCTATAAAGACTATGACCCTGAACGGAAAATCGACAGTTATCTGGAAATGGATGTGCGCTTGGGATGGAAGCCTGTGAAAAATATTGAATTGTCCATTTCCGGCAGAAATCTGTTAGACAGCAGCCATGCCGAATTTATAGCATTAAGAAGGGATATGCCTGTTATAGAAGTACAACGCAGCGTATTTGGGCAGGTAAGCCTGGACTTTTGAAAGTCAGGCTTACCTGTTTTGGTTAAAGATTGCTTGTTGCACTCCTTATCGGTTGCGGGTGATGTAAGTGAATGTCAATCTGTTCCCAGAAACGCTTTCTTAAGGCGTTTGCCGGAAGACAACCAGATTTTAATAGCTTCATAGACAATGACCGTCGTAAATGTAACGGCCATCCATACCAATACGGCTTCAACGGGCAGAGATGCCCAAGCGCTGACTGTTAAGCCCAACATTTGATCATAATTGTATCCCCACCATTGATATGGCGAGGCGAGAGTCGCTTCCCATATCAGGCTGATCAATAAAATGAAAAAGAATGTAGAACTGAAAGCGCGCCAATTGATAAATCGGCAAGTTGTCTTAAAGAAAGCAGCGGAAGGGATAAAGCTGGCGATTATCAGGAAGATAAAATAGCCCGGAAATCCGCCTTGATAGTGATGAGTAAAAAAATTCTTATAGATAAGGCCGAAGAGAATCAATATCAGCCCCAAAACAAGGGATTTCGGATGAAAAAATACGATTTTTTCTAACTCTTTAGTCTCCGCAGAATAATCAGGCACATTGTAAGCGGCAAGCCAGTATTCATCACACCAGATATAAATTAGTAGAACCGTAACAAATCCGGAGAGGTAAAAAACAAATTCCTCGATCGGCAATGCCAATCGCCACATCATCTGATTGAAGTCAAAGCCAGGCAGGTATACCTGAAGCGTGGCTTCATGGTTTGCAAAAGTAAAAAAGCTAAGGCCGAAAAAAATATCCAGAATAAAGCCCAGAGGTGTGAGCACGATTAAAGCCAGCCAGAAGGATTTACGGATAAATTTTTCATTGTGGCTGATGTGAAGCCAGGCGATGATCGTCAATGCCGGGACAATGAAAAGTAATAAGCTCCAAGTATATCCCAATGGAGAAATGCCGGCAACAGGATCAATGACCGCTTGAGCTTTTTTGACAGTCAACATCGTTAATGTAGCTGGCAAGGCTAAAACAGCGATCATGATAATAAATATTTTAAAATCCTTTATTGACGTGAAGTTCATATTTTTCCTCTTATTGAATTTTTGATGAGGATGCGCTTCTGATTGCTAAATGTGATGAAAGTTCAATGGCTTCAGCAGTTGGCTAACTCATTATCTGCGATCAGGTCATTTTTATGACTCTAACATAAATAATGGGTTGACTTAAAAGTTATCACAAGTTTTGGATATTGTCAGTATCAACGATACGGATTGCCGAGCTGGCGCCGTAAGAGTCAGCAAGCAGCAAAAAATCAGGCTCAAACGTTATAAATGCATCATAGCCGTACTGATCTGGGAATGAGAGTCCGGCAGTTAATGGATACTTTTCCATCCGTGAGTTCTGATTAATATAAATCAGAACTTACGCAAATCTGTGGAGGCGTTTGATTAGGAAATCCGCGATTAAATGCTTTGGGCTCAGCCTGTTTTCAGCTTCGTCGGATGATATGCATTTTAGTTCGGGGAGAACCAAGGCGCATTGCGGAATAACTTTTCAAGTACTATCAGCTAACACCTTGGTCTATTTGATCAGACTACTTATGGAAGTGATGCGTCGGGCATTGACCGTTTCTTAAGCTAATGATCGGCCATTGAGCTGTGGTCGCGAATTGATGCAGCTTTTCATCCGGATCGACCGCGACGGGATTATCGACCAGCTTAAGTAATGGCAGATCGTTGTGTGAATCGCTGTAGAACCAGCTGTCCTGCATAGTCTCCGTTGAGTCTTTTAACCAAGCCTCCAGCAGCTTCACTTTGCCTTCCTGGAAACAGGGAATGCCATCAAAATCTCCAGTATATCGGCCTTCTTTGAATGACGGTGTAGTCGCCAGCAAGTTATCAATGCCATACAGTTTGACTATCGGTTCGGTAACGAAACGATTAGTAGCGGTAATGACCAGTAAGGTATCGCCCCGATCCCTGTGTTTGGCAATCAACTCTTGTGCGGATTTCAATAACAATGGCCTGATGGTTTCTTCGATAAACTGTGCCCGCCACTGGTAAAGCTGTTCGGGATGATTGTCGGCCAAAGGCCGCAGAGAAAAGCGCAGAAATGCCTTTATATCCAGCGTGCCTTGTTTGTAATCATCATAGAATTTAGCGTTAGCGCTTGCGTATTGATCTTTATCGACAATGCCTTGTTCGACAAGAAACTGTCCCCACAAGTAATCACTGTCATCGGCAATCAAAGTATTATCTAAATCAAAAATCGCTAAACTCACGGTTAAACCTGTCTGAAATAATTAAAAAAATATTGCCCTATGGCGTCTGTACATTTTTTGTGGAACAATGGAGGCAATTAATTTATTACCTGACCTATTGCTTGCAATTCTACCACACGCAAGATTAAACATAGGAAAGGACAAGACATAGGTTTTTAAACATGATCGACTCTAAAGGATATCGGCCCAATGTCGGCATCATCCTTTGCAATGACGAGGGTCGCGTGTTTTGGGCAAAACGGATGGGCGTGAACTCATGGCAGTTCCCGCAAGGCGGAATTCATCAGAATGAAGATCCTGAAACAGCGATGTATCGAGAATTGTGGGAAGAAACGGGGCTACAGGAACAACATGTACAGGTGCTCGGGCGTACTCGTTACTGGCTGAGGTATCAATTGCCTGAGCGTTATATACGCAAGAACTCACTGCCGGTCTGTATCGGGCAAAAGCAGATCTGGTTTATTTTGCGGCTGATAACGCAGGAATCCAATGTGCGCTTTGATCGTTGCGCCAAGCCGGAGTTTGATGGTTGGCGCTGGGTGGATTACTGGGAGCCGCTGAAGGATGTCGTCTATTTCAAACGCAAAGTGTATCAGAAGGCGATGACCGAGTTGGGCGCGTTGCTGACTGTCGATTCCGTGCCGGTTAATGCGGAAGGGTATTTATCGAAAGAAAAGCGATACAACGGGACTAACCATCAATAGCCCTGGGCATCTGTTTTCAGCCCGGTCAACGGCTCGGGTAAATGATGAACCTCTGATTCGAACTGGCCGTCGGCAGACAGTTGAATCAATCGGTAACCTGGAGGCGTATCGGCGACCACGAGCTGTGTGCTTGCAGGCTGAAACTGGAAGCAGGTTGAAGGCGAGCCCCATGCGCGAACCGAGCCTGCTTCAAGCTCTATAGCTTGATGAATATGGCCGAACGTGACGGCTTTGACATTCGGATGCTTGTTGATTATCGCAAATAGCTCCTGCGCGTTTTCTATCATCATGGTATCCATCCAGGGACTGTTGACGGACAGGCAATGATGATGCATGGCAATCAATGCATGGTGATCCGGATGGGTGTCAAGGCATTGTTCAAGAAATGTCAGTTCCTGGTTTGACAAGTAGCCTTTGGGCGTGCCAGGAACCTGACTGTTCAAGCTGACGATTTGCCAATCGCCTAAAAAAACCTGCTTGCGGCAATTGACTAGTTCCGTGTTCAGTATTTCTTGCATCAACTCATAATCATCATGATTGCCAGGCAGGCAGACGCAAGGCGTTTCATACGCTTCAAGCGTTTTCAGGATGTGTTGATAGTTTGACCGGCCGGGATGCTGGGCCAGGTCGCCTGTGAACAGAATCAAATCAAACTGGTGCTCCGATGCAAAAGCCTGCTCAAGGACAGCCCGGAAATAATAGTCCGTATCGATCCCCAATAGTGTCTCGCCGGGATTAGGCAGAATATGCGAATCAGATATTTGTAGTATCGACATGCGATCAGGGATATGAGTCATGGCAAAATCCTATTCAATGTTTTTACAGAGAATTTTGGAGTTTCTCTGCGGATTGTATAACGCCTTGAGTGGGTCGGGAAGACTATTGATATCCGACGGCAAGAAACCCCGTTCGATGAACCAGTGCATGGTTTGCGTCGACAGCACGAATAATTTTTTCAAGCCTAGTCCGCTCGCTCTGTGATAGGCATATTCGAGCATGCGATTACCTCTGGCGGAGCCTTGATAATCCGCATGAACGGCCATGCAGGCAATGACGCCCGACTTTTCCTGCTCATTCGGATGCAATGCGGTGCAGCCTATGATCAAGCCATCTCTTTCAATCACGACGTAATCGGCGATTTCCATCTCAATTTTTTCCCTGGAACGCTTGGTTAGTTTACCCTGTTGTTCCAAGGGCTTAATCAATTCCAGTATGCCGCCGATGTCGTTCAGAGTGGCGGGACGCAATTCTTCGAACGGCATGGAGCTGATCAAAGTGCCGATGCCGTCTCGGGTAAAAAGCTCAAGCAACAGGGCGCCGTTATGGTTGCGGTTGATCAGATGAACGCGGTCAATGCCTGACTGGCAGCTCTGGATAGCGGCTTTCAGAGGCAGACTGACCGTCTCGGCAAGCTCAGGGTGCTGCTCCAGAAAAGCGCTGGCTTCAGCGGTAGTCATTTGCTGAATTTGCGCACCGCTATCGGGATGGCAGCAGCTTTGTTCGGTCATTAGAATGAGCTTTTCAGCTTTTAGCGCAATCGAGACGGCCGTCGCGACTTGCTCTGCAGATAAATTGAAAATTTCCCCGCTGGGTGAATAGCCGACAGGCGAAATCAGCACGACATTGTTCTGATCCAGTTGCTGATGAATTGCCGCGCTGTCAATGCGCCGGACTTCTCCCGTATGGCAGTAATCGATGCCGTCAATAACGCCTATCGGTTTGGCGGTAACAAAATTGCCGGAAGCCACCTTGATTTTAGCGCCCGCCATCGGCGAATTGGCAAGGCCCATGGACAGGAGGGCCTCAATTTCCACGCGCACCAGTCCGGCCGCTTCTTTTACGCACTGAAGAGCCAGATCATCGGTAATGCGTAAATGATTATGAAAACGGGGCGGCGGGGTAGTGTTGTTAAGGCGCTGGTCTACCTGCGGGCGTATGCCGTGGACCAGCACCAGGCGTATGCCCAGACTGTTCATTAACGCAAAATCATGAACATGATTGGCAAAGTCATCGTCAAGAACCGCTTCGCCGCCGAACGAGATTACAAACGTCTTGTTGCGATGCGCATGTATATAGGGTGATGAGTTTCTGAACCAGCTGACAAATGAGTGATGCGATTCCATAATAGCACTACAGAATTTTTGAAAGAGCGGAAAGCCTGGATGCCGGAGCACTCAGGCCATGGAGATGGAGTTAAACCAGATTATCGGTAACCCTGGCGATACCGATCTTTGGTTTGCGGAAAACTTCGTTTCTAAAGCCGAAGGCGTGCAGCATTGCGCGGCTTGATGCACGTTCCATACCATCAACAACTTGAGAAGAGCAGGTGCGGTTTTTTTTGTCACCCAAAGTAGCCATGCAAGCAATTCCCGAAAGTTATGGGTTTAAAATGTGAGATACGAAAGGGCAAGGGTCTGCCCGATCTCAGTAAGTATCCCAGCTGCTGCTTCTGCGGCGCCAGCCCAGTTTGGGCAGGATAAATCCCAGGATGACGCCGATCAGGGACAAAATGCCGCCGTACAAAAACCAGTCCTGTTTGCTGCTGTCCGCCAGCGCCTTGTTTTCCAGTTTAAGCTGTTCCAGTTCCCGTTCAACATTGACCACGCGCTCTTGAAGTTCATCGCGCTGATTTTTTAATTCCACGGCGTTGGCAGCGGTTTGCTTCAGTTCGCTGAGTTCTCTGGCCAAATGATCGCGTTCCGTTGCGAGGGACTGTTCAAGCGATGTTCCCGGCGTCAGTGAACTTTTCAGCGATTCAAGTTCAGATTTAAGTGTCGTGTTTTCTTTTTCCAATGACGCCAGTTTTTTATTCGTGGTATCCAGTTGTAAGCGGCTGGGTGGTTCTTTTTTGGTGTGGCGGGCCAGAATATAGCCTTCCGTGCCGTCATCAAGGCGTGCATAGATAAAGCCGGTTTCTTTGTTTTGACTGAGCACTGTCAGAGGCGTGCCCGGATGGAGCATTTTTATAACTTTGCCACGCGTGTTTTCTTCGCTTCTAAATGCCAGGTCCAGATTGTCGGTTACATAGACCGTATCGGCCTGCGCTGAACCGAAAGCCAGCATTAAGATAAAAAACGTTAATATTTTTTTCACTTGAATCTCTGCTCTTGATCGTCTGAAAAGATGAATTTTAGCGTTATTTACGACACATTAGAAATTCCAGAAGCGCTTTTTGTGCGTGCAGGCGATTTTCGGCTTCATCGAAGATAACGCTCTGCGGGCCGTCGATAACATCAGCAGAGACTTCTTCACCGCGGTGTGCAGGCAGACAATGCATGAACAGGGCGTCATGATTTGCCGCTTTCATAATGTCTGCATTGATCTGATAACCTTGAAAGGCTATTTCACGTTGTTTTTGTTCTTCTTCCTGCCCCATGCTGGCCCAGACGTCAGTGACAAGCAAATCTGCATCTTTGGCCGCTTCCAGCGGCGTGGAGAAAAAACGGACGCGTTCGCCCGCCGCCTCGACAATGGATTTTACCGGTTCATAACCGGACGGGCAGGCTATATTCAGCTTAAAATCCAGTATAGTTGCGGCATCAATATAGGAATGGCACATATTATTGCCGTCACCGATCCAGGCGACTGTTTTGCCCTGAATGTCGCCTCGATGCTCAAAATAAGTCTGCATATCTGCCAGTAATTGGCACGGATGCTGCAAATCTGTTAATCCGTTGATCACGGGTACGCGCGAATGTTCGGCGAATGTAGTTACCGTTTCATGCTGGTTGGTTCTGAGCATGATGCAGTCGACCATGCTGGAAATAACTTTGGCGCTGTCCTGCAGCGGCTCTCCGCGACCCAGTTGGGTGTCTCTGGGTGACAGAAACAATGCACTGCCGCCAAAATGGATCATGCCCGCTTCAAATGAAATACGGGTACGCGTCGATGATTTTTCAAAGATCATCGCCAGAACTTGGCCTTTTAAAGGCTGATAATCAGGATCTCGGTGATTTTTCAGCGCTGTGGCTCTGCTGATCAAGCCGCGAAATTCGTCGCTCGATAAGTCAAACAGGCTGATGAAGTGTCTGGGTTTCATAGGCATGATTTTGTGTGCGCTTGAATAAGAGCGGATAAGGTTTCTACAAGTTGATTGATTTGCTGGTCATCAATGATCAATGGCGGCAGCAGGCGGATGGTTTTTTCGCTGGTGACATTGATCAGTAAACCTTGCTCCAAGGCTGATTTAACAAGGTCTGCGCAAGGCGCGTCGAGTTCGATGCCGATCATGAGGCCTTTATGGCGAACGTCGACGACATGCGGATTGCCAGCCAATTGCTTGCTGAATCCGTCGCTGATGGCGGCGCCTTTCTGTTCGGCTTGTTCGATCAGGTCTTCATCCTCCAGTGTTTCCAGTACGGCTAATGCCGCGCTGCATGCCAGAGGATTGCCGCCGA
This is a stretch of genomic DNA from Methylobacter sp. YRD-M1. It encodes these proteins:
- a CDS encoding RNA pyrophosphohydrolase; the encoded protein is MIDSKGYRPNVGIILCNDEGRVFWAKRMGVNSWQFPQGGIHQNEDPETAMYRELWEETGLQEQHVQVLGRTRYWLRYQLPERYIRKNSLPVCIGQKQIWFILRLITQESNVRFDRCAKPEFDGWRWVDYWEPLKDVVYFKRKVYQKAMTELGALLTVDSVPVNAEGYLSKEKRYNGTNHQ
- the cpdA gene encoding 3',5'-cyclic-AMP phosphodiesterase, with the translated sequence MTHIPDRMSILQISDSHILPNPGETLLGIDTDYYFRAVLEQAFASEHQFDLILFTGDLAQHPGRSNYQHILKTLEAYETPCVCLPGNHDDYELMQEILNTELVNCRKQVFLGDWQIVSLNSQVPGTPKGYLSNQELTFLEQCLDTHPDHHALIAMHHHCLSVNSPWMDTMMIENAQELFAIINKHPNVKAVTFGHIHQAIELEAGSVRAWGSPSTCFQFQPASTQLVVADTPPGYRLIQLSADGQFESEVHHLPEPLTGLKTDAQGY
- the argA gene encoding amino-acid N-acetyltransferase; this translates as MESHHSFVSWFRNSSPYIHAHRNKTFVISFGGEAVLDDDFANHVHDFALMNSLGIRLVLVHGIRPQVDQRLNNTTPPPRFHNHLRITDDLALQCVKEAAGLVRVEIEALLSMGLANSPMAGAKIKVASGNFVTAKPIGVIDGIDYCHTGEVRRIDSAAIHQQLDQNNVVLISPVGYSPSGEIFNLSAEQVATAVSIALKAEKLILMTEQSCCHPDSGAQIQQMTTAEASAFLEQHPELAETVSLPLKAAIQSCQSGIDRVHLINRNHNGALLLELFTRDGIGTLISSMPFEELRPATLNDIGGILELIKPLEQQGKLTKRSREKIEMEIADYVVIERDGLIIGCTALHPNEQEKSGVIACMAVHADYQGSARGNRMLEYAYHRASGLGLKKLFVLSTQTMHWFIERGFLPSDINSLPDPLKALYNPQRNSKILCKNIE
- a CDS encoding TIGR04211 family SH3 domain-containing protein is translated as MKKILTFFILMLAFGSAQADTVYVTDNLDLAFRSEENTRGKVIKMLHPGTPLTVLSQNKETGFIYARLDDGTEGYILARHTKKEPPSRLQLDTTNKKLASLEKENTTLKSELESLKSSLTPGTSLEQSLATERDHLARELSELKQTAANAVELKNQRDELQERVVNVERELEQLKLENKALADSSKQDWFLYGGILSLIGVILGFILPKLGWRRRSSSWDTY
- the argF gene encoding ornithine carbamoyltransferase, producing MKPRHFISLFDLSSDEFRGLISRATALKNHRDPDYQPLKGQVLAMIFEKSSTRTRISFEAGMIHFGGSALFLSPRDTQLGRGEPLQDSAKVISSMVDCIMLRTNQHETVTTFAEHSRVPVINGLTDLQHPCQLLADMQTYFEHRGDIQGKTVAWIGDGNNMCHSYIDAATILDFKLNIACPSGYEPVKSIVEAAGERVRFFSTPLEAAKDADLLVTDVWASMGQEEEQKQREIAFQGYQINADIMKAANHDALFMHCLPAHRGEEVSADVIDGPQSVIFDEAENRLHAQKALLEFLMCRK